AGGAAGTCATCTGCAATGTAGCTGACACTCATAGCCATGCTCCACCTCACTACTCACCACTTCACCACGTCACCTCTCAAACAACGTCTCCAGCTGGCGGGTGGCGGCGTCCCAGTTGTAGTGCGCTTGCACGAAGGCGCGGCCGCGCTGGCCTAGCTCGGCGGCGGAGCCGAGGTGCGTGAGCAGGTGGCTGAGGTGGTCGGCCAGCTCCTGGGCCGTGGTGCCGATGAGCAGGTCGTGGCCGGGCTGGCCGCGCAGAGCGTTGTTGGCCAGGGGCGTTGTCACGCAGGGCAGCTGCATGGCCATGGCTTCCAGCAGCTTGTTTTGCAGGCCTGTGCCCACGCGCATGGGCGCCACAAACGTGCGCGCCGCCGCGTAGGCCGTCCGGATATCCTCTATCCAGCCGCTGATGGTCACGGCTTCCGAGGCCAGGGCCTGCACCCGGGCCGCGGGCGTGGTGCCGGCCACCAGCAACCGGGCCTGCGGGTGCTGGTGGCGCACCAGGGGCAACACTTCCTCGGCCAGAAATACGGCCGCGTCCACGTTGGGGTGGTAGCTCATATTGCCGCAAAACAGCAGCTCATGGGTTTTTGCGGCGGCGGGCTGGGGCTGAAAAAAATCCGTGTCAATGCCGTTGAGCACCACGTGGAGGTCGTGGCGGCGCGGGTGCTGGATAAGCTGGCGGTCCTGGTCGGAGATGATGGTGTGGTGGCGAAACCAGCTGAAGGCGGCAGCCTCGTAGCGCAGCAGGCGGCGGCCCTCCAGGGCAAACACCGGCCGCTGCCAGCGCGGAGCCGTGGCCGCCCGCCGCAGCATGCCCTTGGAAAACACATCCATGTAGTCGAGGGTCATGGGCAGGCGGCCGGCGTAGGCGCGCAGGTAGTGGGCCATGCGAATGAGCTGGCAATACACGTGGTCGGGCCGGAACTCTTGCACGAGGGCATCGAGGCGGCGCTGGGCGGCGGGGTCGTAGAAGTAGCCTACCTGCAAGGGCAGGCCGCGGGCCAGGGCCTGGCTCATGCCCGCCGCAATGCCGGGCTTGTGCAGGCGGTGCACGTGCAGGCCGCCCGCGCACCAGGGCGCCACGGCCGCGTACTCGTCTTCCGCCACCGGCTCATCGGACAAGGCAAACAGGCAAATCTGGTGGCGCTGGGCCAGGTGGCGCAGCTGATGAAACGCCCGCAGCTTGTCGCCCTTATCCAAAGGGTACGGAAACCGCGACAGGAGCACGAGCAGCTTCATGGACGCAGGCCGGAGGTAAGCGGCTCGGCCGGGGTGCGGCCCTCAGTGGCGGCGCGGCCTTGCACACTACTGTACAAATCGAGGAAGCGCTCCACCACGCGGCGGTTGTCGTAGAGGCGGGCCGCGGTGCGGGCGGCTTCCTGCCCGATGGCCGCTGGGCCCAGCTCGCCGCGGTAGTAGCGGCCCAGGCAATCCAGCCACTCGGCCGGGGAGTCGGCCAGCACAATGTCGTGGCCGGAGCGCACGTGGATGCCCTCGGCGCCGAGGCGGGTGCTAAGGATGCACTTGCCCAGGGCCATGCCTTCAATGATTTTGATGCGCATTCCGCCCCCGCTCAGCAAGGGCACCAGCATCAGGTCGTAGGTTTGCATAAACTGGGCCGCCGACTCCACGAAGCCGTGCACCGTAACGCCGGGCACCTGGAGCTGCCGGATTCGCTCGGGCGTGTCTTTGCCGGCCAGGTGCAGTTCCAGCTCGGGGTAGCGCCGCCGGGCCTCGGGCCACACTTCCCGCAAAAACCAGTCGAGCCCTTCTAGGTTAGGCAGCCAGTTCAGGGAGCCCAGCATAAACAAGGTGCGCGGCTTGGGCCGAATGGCGGGGTCGGGCTGGAAGCGGCTCAGGTCGACGCCGGCCGGAATGAACTCGATGGCTGGATGAGCGCCTAGTGCGCTCAGGCGCTGCTGGTCGGTTTCGGTAATAGCGGCAATGGCGTCGAAGCGGCACAGCATCCAGTTCTCGAACTGCTTGAGCCGCGCGGCTAGCTGACGCAGATACCATTTTTTCAATGGGTTGCCCGCATTGCGGGCCAGCTGCTCCCAAATCGTGTACTCCAGGTTGTGGGCGCGCAATATTACGGGCGGTACGTGCTGCCCACGTTGGGCCCCGCCCGCCCAATACCTTGCATACCAAGCCACGAACGTGCCTTCCATCTGCACCACATCAAACTGCTCCTGGGCCAGCAGTTCGACCAGTTTCGCCTTCACTTCCTCGCTCACGAACCGCTCCACGTTGTAGGGCAAGTGGCTGAAGAGCAGATTCCGCAGGGCTTTCACCGGCGACAGGCGCGTATCTACATCCACCGTCACCAGGCTCACGTTGGGCCCCAGGTGGTCCAGTACGGTGGTGAGCTGGTGGTGCTTGGGGGTGTTGAGGGCCAGTACCGTAACGCGGTGGCCGGCGCGGGCCAGGCCAGCCGCCACGTCGTACATGGCAATGGCGCCCCCATCGTGGGGCGGATACGGCACGCGCGGACAAAGCTGAAGAATGTGCACAGAGAAGCAAAGCAGGTACGGCCGGCAAAGCTACAAAGAAGGGTTTGGCTGGCGGCAGACTTGCCAGCTGTGCTGGCGCGTCTGCCCGCCGGGGGATGGGGCCAGTCTCCCGACTGGCGGCCGCTGAAAGCGGCCATCAGGCGTCAGGGCCACGTGGATTTGTCGCTCAGCTAAAAGACAGTAACGCGAAGTTTCACTTCGTGAGGCGTTGGAACGATTCTATACCGGTCGTCCTAGTATCTCGCGAAGTGAAACTTCGCGTTACATCTTTCTGGCCCATTACCAGCCCATGCGGCACGGTGCCGCATGGCCGCTTTCAGCGGCCGCCAGTCGGGAGACTGGCCCCATCCCCCGGCGGGCAGACGCGCCAGCACAGCTGGCAAGTCTGCCGCCAGGCCCCGTCAGGCCTCTACCCTGCCCGAAACAGCTGGAGTAAGGTCAGGATTTGGGCGTCGGTGCCGAGGAAGAGGAGGACGTCGCCGGGGGCGGGCACCAGGTCGGCGGGCGGGCTCACGGTGAAGTCGCCGCCCTGGTGCTTGAGGCCGATGACCGTGGCCCCGGTGCGGGAGCGGACGTCCAGCTCCCGGATGCTGAGGCTGCGCAGCTCGGGGCGCAGCTCCGAGCTGCTTAGCTCTTCCAGCCGCAGCTTGTTGGGGCCCAGGCCCGATATCATGTCCAGAAACCGGATTACCTCGGGCCGCATAATCAGGTTGGCCATGTGGGAGCCCCCGATTTCGTCGGGCATCACCACCGAGTCGGCGCCGGCGCGCAGCAGCTTCGGCTCGCTGCTTTTGAGGCTGGCCCGCGCCACGATGGTGATGCCGGGGCTTAGCTCGCGGGCCGTCAGGGCCACGAATACATTGTCGGCGTCTTTGGGCAGGGCCGTGATAAGGGCGCGGGCCCGCTCCACACCGGCCGCGCGCAGGGTTTCGTCGAGGGTGGCGTCGCCGAACACGGCCATAATGGCCTCGCCGGTGCCCTCGGTGGCATCTTTCACCAGCTCTTCGCTTTGTTCTACTATCACCACCTGGGCGCCGTTGGCCCGCAGCTCGTGGTAGGCCTTGCGGCCGTTGCGCCCAAAGCCGCACACGATGATGTGCTGGCGCAGGGCCCGGATTTCCTGGTCGTTTCGTAGCATGGCAAACATGGTCCGCAGGCCGCCGTCGAAGATGTAGGTGGTCAGCACCGACAGCAGATAGGCCAGCATCAGCAGGTTAAAGAAAATATAGAGCGACACAAACAGCCGCCCCGCCGGCGACATAGGGCGAATCTCGCCGAAGCCCACCGTCGAAACGGTAATCATGGTCATGTAGAAGGCCTCGAGCAGGGAATAGCCTTCCACCCACATAAAGCCGCCCACGCCCACCACCAGGCTCAGGGCCGTGAGGGCCAGCGCCCCCACAAAGCGGGTCAGGGCAAA
This region of Hymenobacter sp. YIM 151500-1 genomic DNA includes:
- a CDS encoding glycosyltransferase family 4 protein; translation: MHILQLCPRVPYPPHDGGAIAMYDVAAGLARAGHRVTVLALNTPKHHQLTTVLDHLGPNVSLVTVDVDTRLSPVKALRNLLFSHLPYNVERFVSEEVKAKLVELLAQEQFDVVQMEGTFVAWYARYWAGGAQRGQHVPPVILRAHNLEYTIWEQLARNAGNPLKKWYLRQLAARLKQFENWMLCRFDAIAAITETDQQRLSALGAHPAIEFIPAGVDLSRFQPDPAIRPKPRTLFMLGSLNWLPNLEGLDWFLREVWPEARRRYPELELHLAGKDTPERIRQLQVPGVTVHGFVESAAQFMQTYDLMLVPLLSGGGMRIKIIEGMALGKCILSTRLGAEGIHVRSGHDIVLADSPAEWLDCLGRYYRGELGPAAIGQEAARTAARLYDNRRVVERFLDLYSSVQGRAATEGRTPAEPLTSGLRP
- a CDS encoding glycosyltransferase — protein: MKLLVLLSRFPYPLDKGDKLRAFHQLRHLAQRHQICLFALSDEPVAEDEYAAVAPWCAGGLHVHRLHKPGIAAGMSQALARGLPLQVGYFYDPAAQRRLDALVQEFRPDHVYCQLIRMAHYLRAYAGRLPMTLDYMDVFSKGMLRRAATAPRWQRPVFALEGRRLLRYEAAAFSWFRHHTIISDQDRQLIQHPRRHDLHVVLNGIDTDFFQPQPAAAKTHELLFCGNMSYHPNVDAAVFLAEEVLPLVRHQHPQARLLVAGTTPAARVQALASEAVTISGWIEDIRTAYAAARTFVAPMRVGTGLQNKLLEAMAMQLPCVTTPLANNALRGQPGHDLLIGTTAQELADHLSHLLTHLGSAAELGQRGRAFVQAHYNWDAATRQLETLFER
- a CDS encoding potassium channel family protein; translated protein: MPSLPRFTSFLYTRAIWRRFALTRFVGALALTALSLVVGVGGFMWVEGYSLLEAFYMTMITVSTVGFGEIRPMSPAGRLFVSLYIFFNLLMLAYLLSVLTTYIFDGGLRTMFAMLRNDQEIRALRQHIIVCGFGRNGRKAYHELRANGAQVVIVEQSEELVKDATEGTGEAIMAVFGDATLDETLRAAGVERARALITALPKDADNVFVALTARELSPGITIVARASLKSSEPKLLRAGADSVVMPDEIGGSHMANLIMRPEVIRFLDMISGLGPNKLRLEELSSSELRPELRSLSIRELDVRSRTGATVIGLKHQGGDFTVSPPADLVPAPGDVLLFLGTDAQILTLLQLFRAG